A genome region from Hippopotamus amphibius kiboko isolate mHipAmp2 chromosome 1, mHipAmp2.hap2, whole genome shotgun sequence includes the following:
- the LOC130853939 gene encoding ras GTPase-activating protein-binding protein 1-like, with protein sequence MIISPRPPCVPGTVRSSLCVSLLPMRQARWFPSVFSGLEGPEVEGHGHRRPDPKGQVELTKAMVMEKRSPLLVGREFVRQYYTLLNQAPDMLHRFYGKNSSYVHGGLDSNGKPADAVYGQKEIHRKVMSQNVTNCHTKIRHVDAHATLNDGVVVQVMGLLSNNNQALRRFMQTFVLAPEGSVANKFYVHNDIFRY encoded by the coding sequence ATGATAATTTCCCCAAGGCctccctgtgtgccaggcactgtgcggAGCAGCTTGTGTGTGTCTTTACTGCCGATGAGGCAGGCACGGTGGTTTCCCTCCGTTTTCAGCGGACTCGAAGGCCCGGAGGTGGAGGGACACGGTCACAGGCGTCCAGACCCTAAGGGGCAGGTTGAATTGACCAAAGCAATGGTTATGGAGAAGCGTAGTCCCCTGCTGGTCGGGCGGGAATTTGTGAGACAGTATTACACACTGCTGAACCAGGCCCCAGACATGCTGCACAGATTTTATGGAAAGAACTCTTCGTATGTCCATGGGGGATTGGATTCAAATGGAAAGCCAGCAGATGCAGTCTATGGACAGAAGGAAATCCATAGGAAAGTGATGTCACAAAACGTCACCAATTGCCACACTAAGATCCGCCATGTCGATGCTCATGCCACTCTGAATGATGGTGTGGTGGTCCAGGTGATGGGCTTGCTCTCTAACAACAACCAGGCTTTGAGGAGATTCATGCAGACCTTTGTCCTTGCTCCTGAGGGCTCTGTTGCAAATAAGTTCTATGTTCACAATGATATCTTCAGATACTAA
- the LOC130843959 gene encoding ras GTPase-activating protein-binding protein 1-like, with the protein MKSLTVSNDLEEHLEEPVAEPEPDPEPEPEQEPVSEVQEEKSEPVLEETAPEDAQKSSSPAPADIAQTVQEDLRTFSWASVTSKNLPPSGAVPVTGIPPHVVKVPASQPRPESKPESQIPPQRPQRDQRVQEQRISVPPQRGPRPVREAGEQGDVEPRRIVRHPDSHQLFIGNLPHEVDKSELKDFFQSYGNVVELRINSGGKLPNFGFVVFDDSEPVLKVLSSRPIMFRGEVRLNVEEKKTRASREGDRRDNRLRGPGGPRGGLGGGMRGPPRGGMVQKPGFGVGRSIAPRQ; encoded by the exons ATGAAGTCTTTG ACTGTCAGCAATGACTTAGAAGAACATTTAGAAGAACCCGTTGCTGAACCAGAGCCTGATCCTGAACCAGAACCGGAGCAAGAACCTGTATCAGAAGTCCAAGAGGAAAAGTCTGAGCCAGTATTGGAAGAAACTGCTCCTGAGGATGCTCAGAAGAGTTCTTCTCCAGCGCCTGCAGACATAGCCCAGACAGTGCAGGAGGACTTGAGAACCTTTTCATGGGCATCTGTGACCAGTAAGAACCTTCCACCCAGTGGAGCTGTTCCAGTTACTGGGATACCACCTCATGTTGTTAAAGTACCAGCTTCACAGCCTCGTCCGGAGTCTAAGCCTGAGTCTCAGATTCCACCGCAGAGGCCTCAGAGAGATCAAAGGGTGCAAGAACAGCGAATAAGTGTTCCTCCCCAGAGGGGACCTAGACCAGTCCGTGAGGCTGGTGAGCAAGGTGATGTTGAACCCCGAAGAATTGTGAGACATCCTGACAGTCACCAGCTCTTCATTGGCAACCTGCCTCATGAGGTGGACAAATCAgagcttaaagatttttttcaaagttatgGGAATGTAGTGGAGCTGCGTATTAACAGTGGTGGGAAATTACCCAATTTTGGGTTTGTTGTGTTTGATGATTCTGAGCCTGTTCTGAAGGTGCTTAGCAGCAGGCCCATCATGTTCAGAGGTGAGGTCCGCCTGAATGTGGAAGAAAAGAAGACTCGAGCCTCCCGGGAAGGGGACCGCCGAGATAACCGCCTGCGGGGACCTGGAGGCCCTCGAGGTGGGCTGGGTGGTGGGATGAGAGGCCCACCCCGTGGAGGCATGGTGCAGAAACCAGGATTTGGAGTGGGAAGGAGCATTGCTCCGAGGCAGTGA